The DNA window gtgtgattcccaccgtgaagcatggaggaggtggtgtgatggtgctttactggtgacacggtctgatttatttagaattcaaggcacacttaatgagcatggctaccacagcattctgcagcgatacgccatcccatctggctaacacttagtgggactatcatttgtttttcaacaggacaatgacacaacacacctccaggctgtgtaagggccatttgatcatggagagtgatggagtgctgcataagatgacctggcccccacaatcacccgacctcaacccaataaatatggtttgggatgagctggactgcagagtgaagggaaagcagccaacaagtgctcagcatacagtggggcaaaaaagtatttagtcagccaccaattgtgcaagttctcccacttaaaaagatgagagaggcctgtcattttcatcataggtacacttcaactatgacagacaaaatgagaaaaaaaatccagaaaatcacattgtaggatttttaattaatttatttgcaaattatggtgggaaataagtatttggtcaataacaaaagtttatctcaatgctttgttatataccctttgtgggcaatgacagaggtcaaacattttctgtaagtcttcacaaggttttcacaaactgttgctggtattttggcccattcctccatgcagatctcctctagagcagtgatgttttggggctgtagCTGGGCAACTCCCTCCAacgattttctatggggttgagatctggagactggctaggccactccaagaccttgaaaagcttcttacgaagccactccttcgttgcccgggcggtgtgtttgggatcattgtcatgctgaaagacccagccacatttcatcttcaatgcccttgcattggctttgttactttggtcccagctctctgcaggtcattcactaggtccccccgtgtggttctgggatttttgctcaccgttcttgtgatcatttcgaccccacggggtgagatcttgcgtggagctccagatggagggagattatcagtggtcttgtatgtcttccatttcctaataattgctcccacagttgatttcttcaaaccaagctgcttacctattgcagattcagtcttcccagcctggtgcaggtctacaattttgtttctggtgtcctttgacagctctttggtcttggctataGTGGAGTTTGGTGTGTGacagtttgaggttgtggacaggtgtcttttatactgataacaagttcaaacaggtgccattaatacaggtaatgagtggaggacagaggagcctcttaaagaagaagttacaggtctgtgagagccagaaatcttgcttgtttgtaggtgaccaaatacttattttccaccataatttgcaaataaattcataaaaaatcctacaatgtgattttctggatgtgaTTATCAGGCATCTCTCagctttttaagtgggagaacttgcacaattggtggctgactaaatacttttttgccccactgtatgtgggaacctcttcaagactgttgaaaacgcattccaggtgaagctgtttgagagaatgcaaagtggcggctactttgaagaatctcaaatatatttagatttgtttaacacttttttggttactacatgattccatatgtattatttcatagttttgatgtttgcactattattctacaatgtagaaaatagtaaaaataaagaaaaacccttgaatgagtaggtgtgtccaaacttttgactggtactgtaagtattcagaccttttgctatgagactcgaaattgagctcaggtgcatcctgtttccattgatcatccttgagatgtttctataacttgattggagtccatctgtggtaaattcaatttcttgtacatgatttggaaaggcacacacctgtctatataaaggtcacACAGTtcacagtgaatgtcagagcaaaaaccaagccataacgttgaaggaattgtccgtagacctccGAGAAAGGTTTGTGTTGAGGCACAAATCTGAGGAAGGCTACCAAaagaattctgcagcattgaaggtccccaagaacacagtggcctccatcattcttaaatggaagaagttggaagcaccaagagtcttcctagagctggccgccccatGTCAAATTGAGGGAaaggggccttggtcagggaggggtccaagaacccgatgttcactctgaaagagctccatagttcctcggtggagatgggagaactttcccgaaggacaaccatcttctcagcactccaccaatcaggccttttatggtagagtggccagatggaagccactcagtaaaaaggcacatgacagcccggttagagtttgccaaaaggcaactaatgaactctcagaccatgagaaacaagattctctggtctgatgaaaccaaaattgaactctttggactgaatgccaagcaacccatctggaggaaaccaggcactgctcatcactatggtaaaacatgttggtggaagcatcatgctgtggagatgtttttcagtggcattgacaaggagactagtcagggttgagggaaagatgaacggagcgaagtacagagagatccttgatgaaaacctgctccagagcgttcaggacatgactggggcgaaggttcaccttccaacaggacacagccaagacaacacaggagtggcttcgggacaagtctcaatgtccttgagtagcccagccagagcccagacttgaacccgatcaaacatctctgcagaaacctgaaaaaagctgtgaagcgacactccccatccaacttgacagagcttgacaggatctgcagagaagaatgggagaaactccccgagtttgtagcgtcatacccaataatacttagactgtaattgctgccaaagatgcatcaacaaagtacagagtagacggtctgaatacttatgtaaatgtaatatttccagtTTTTTTTAatcttcatatatatatatatatatatacacagtgccttgcgaaagtattcggcccccttgaactttgcgaccttttgccacatttcaggcttcaaacataaagatataaaactgtatttttttgtgaagaatcaacaacaagagggacacaatcatgaagtggaacgacatttattggatatttcaaacttttttaacaaatcaaaaactgaaaaattgggcgtgcaaaattattcagcccccttaagttaatactttgtagcgccaccttttgctgcgattacagctgtaagtcgcttggggtatgtctctatcagttttgcacatcgagagactgaatttttttcccattcctccttgcaaaacagctcgaggccagtgaggttggatggagagcatttgtgaacagcagttttcagttctttccacagattctcgattggattcaggtctggactttgacttggccattctaacacctggatatgtttatttttgaaccattccattgttgattcttcacaaaaaaatacagttttatatctttatgtttgaagcctgaaatgtggcaaaaggtcgcaaagttcaagggggccgataaactttcgcaaggcactgtatatacacacacacatacatacacacacacaaaaatgtataacctgttttgtattgtcattatggggtagtgtgtacagattgaatacttcccgaatgcactgtagaacaAATCAAGTTTGAACCCATGATATTGCTAGAACAGCTTTTTTCAATAGGAATCTCTTGCTTCTGTCCAATTTCTCAATGATGAAGCTTCTGATGTCTTTTCAGATTGCTGGAGTGGGAGAACCTGCGCCCGCAATGTGCACAACTGaagggcttctctccagtgtggacATTCAGGTGCATTTGGAGATCGGTGCGGGACATAAAGCTCTTCTCACACAAGGTGCAGGCGAACGCCCGCTTTCTGTTGTGGACGACCACATGCTGCCGCAAGTCACTCTCGTGGACAAACTTCTTATGGCAGCTCAGGCAACCGTACAATCGCTCTATGGTGTCCGGTCTAACGTGTGTGGCAAGATTACTCGAGTGAGACGAAGTTGTGGCGCTTTGTCTAAAATGGCCGACAGGAAGTGAGGTATGAGCTGGTTGTTGAACTCCTCTTCCTGGTATTTCAAAGTGTCTATGGAGGCTTGCCATCGTAGGTGCGTTCCTCTCAAACACTCCCTCTCCCTGCGTATTTCCAGTCCCGTTGACCTGTGTAGAAGATGTACCCACCTGACCCCACTCAAAATCTCTATCTACCTGCTGTCCACTGGATACAGAGTCAATCACTATCACATGTTCTGATGAAGAATGGAATGACTTGGGGGAAAACCTGTGGTTTTCTAACCCTACACTTCTCATTTCTATGTCTGAGCTAGTCTGTGTTTCTGGGCCCACTGGGCCACTCCCTAGGTCCATTACTTTAGTGTGAGCAGCTGATGCTCCATTATCAGTCGCTACTACCTCTCTGCACACCTGGTTTAAAGAATCTCTTAGGAGATTGAGGCCCCCGTACATGTCACACTTAGTGTCCAGACTCGGTCTCTCTGCTCTGGGTTCAAATCCTGTGTACTGCTGGAGTCCCTGGTTCATATTCCCTGTTTCTGATTGGAAGACGACGTCAGATCCACTGACCTCCATAGCGATGTTGTTGTAATTGTTGTTGCCTCTGGGGCCACTGGACTGGAAGGCGGGGTCCTCTGTGGTGGCTGCAGACAGTTGGGTGGTTAGTTCTTTACTGCCCTCCACTGTTCTGTCTGGGTGGCTGATCCTAGAGTCCTGGTCATCTGCTTCTCCCTCCACCTTGATGATCAGCAGGCCTGGttccccttcctctgtctctgctgACTGCTGATGGGGTTAAGTGGGAGagatgagtgagtgagacagagcaTACACTATCTACTGAATGGAGATATGGGCATGACATGGGATTTAGGGAAATTCATAGTAGTTGTCTTGTTGTTATTGTGTTATAATCAGTGGTGTATTGGAGGGTAAACTCCACCTTCTGTATTTTGCACAAAAACCTTCATAAAGACATTGGACAGAAGTAAATTATTCCATTAATACAAATATAACTGCACATATATCTTAAGACTGTTTTCATGAATTTTATTATATACTCTTAAATCCCATTCAAAAACAGCAAGGGATGTGATCCAGGAAGTAGGCAGGACTTTCACAGCGTGTTGCTATAAAACGAACTGACATAATGCTAATCcatagcattttttttttacataggaaTCTCTTGATTCTGTGTCACTTCTCAATGATGAAGCTTCTGATGTCTATTCAGATTGCTTGAGTGGGAGAACCTGCGTCCGCACTGTGCACAACTGAAGGGCTTCTCCCCAGTGTGGACGTTCTGGTGAACTTGGAGATGGCTGGCGCACACAAAGCTCTTCTCACACAACGTGCAGGAGAACGTCCGCTTTCTGGTGTGGATGACTGCATGCCGCCGCAAGTCACTCTCTTGGACAAACGTCTTATGGCAGCTTGGGCAACCGTACGGTCGTTCTACAGTGCCaggtgaaacatctgtggcaAGATTACTGGAGTGAGAGGAAGTTGTGGCGCTTGGTCTAAAATGGCAGACAGGAAGTGAGGTATGAGCTGGTTGTTGAACTCTTATTCCTGGTATTTCAGAGTGTCTCTGGAGGCTTGCCAACGAACACCAACTATCTTTGTTGGCCTCACCTGTGCCAAGATGCATTTCTGTATTTATCTCTGAGGGCGGGAAGCTGGGTGAAACAAATTGCGTCACGTTGTCTCTCATTGATTCGGTGTGAATCATTGGTGGGTTTCTGTTAAACACTCCCACTCCCTGCTTATTTCCAGTCGCATTGACCTGTGGTGTAGTAGTTGTACCCACCTGACCCCACTCTAAATCTATATCTACCTGCTGCCCACTGGATACAGAGTCAATCACTATTACATGTTCTGATGAAGAATGGAAAGACTTGGGGGAAAACCTGTGGTTTTCTAACCCTACACTTCTCATTTCCATGGTTGAGCTAGTCTGTGTTTCTGGGTCCATTACTTTAGTGTGAGCAGCAGAGGCGCCATCATCCGTCGCTACTACCTCTCTCCACACCTGGTTTAAAGAATCTCTTAGGAGATTGAGGCCCCCGTACATGTCACACTTAGTGTCCAGACTCTGCCTCTCTGCTTTGGGTTCAAATCCTGTGTAGTGCTGTGGTCCCTGGTACACATTCCCTGTTTCTGATTGGAGGAGGATGGCGTCAGATCCACTGACCTCCATAGcggtgttgttgtagttgttgccTCTGGGGCCACTGAGGTGGAAGGCGGGATCCTTGCTGGTCGCTGCAGCCGGTTGGGTGGTTAGTTCTCTGCTGCCCTCCACTGTTCTGGCTGGGTGGCTGGACCTAGATTTCTGGTCGTCTGCGACTCCCTCATCCTTGATGATCAGCAGGTCTGGttccccttcctctgtctctgctgACTGCTGGTGGGGTTAAGTGGGAGagatgagtgagtgagaaagCGTACACTATCTTCTGAATGGAGATATGGGCATGACATGGGATTTAGTGAAAGCCATAGTAGTTACCTTGTTATTGTGTTAGAATGTGCTGACATACACAGCTATACAGACATGACCTCATTCCCAGGCAAAGCGTTCTGGTGTCCGAGACTAAAATAGACATAAGTCTGTGACAGTCTAAAATCGTCTGTTAAAATTGGAACTTACCTCATCACTTGTAGCATCCATATGCTTTGATGGAGAGACATCGTCTTGGTCCACGTCTATGGGCTGTCTGTCTTTTTGAATGCTGCTGTTCCCAAAACTCCTGTTGGAAAGTCTGGCTCTGCTTTGCCAAGTAGGTCCTGGGAATAAAGGGGgaggtacaaataaataaatgaataactaTGATGTTAACAACATTATGATCATCTTCCATATGACCTCATCCAT is part of the Oncorhynchus clarkii lewisi isolate Uvic-CL-2024 chromosome 10, UVic_Ocla_1.0, whole genome shotgun sequence genome and encodes:
- the LOC139419087 gene encoding uncharacterized protein isoform X1, which translates into the protein MSGSVVEFQAQIASIMEVLANAAVAEICKVVDDGYAVVHLKMSQSHKENEFLRRKMKLMELQIARFRSERTKSSEGSVHNRFHGIRLLNRHNHRETATTGPTWQSRARLSNRSFGNSSIQKDRQPIDVDQDDVSPSKHMDATSDEQSAETEEGEPDLLIIKDEGVADDQKSRSSHPARTVEGSRELTTQPAAATSKDPAFHLSGPRGNNYNNTAMEQSAETEEGEPGLLIIKVEGEADDQDSRISHPDRTVEGSKELTTQLSAATTEDPAFQSSGPRGNNNYNNIAMEVSGSDVVFQSETGNMNQGLQQYTGFEPRAERPSLDTKCDMYGGLNLLRDSLNQVCREVVATDNGASAAHTKVMDLGSGPVGPETQTSSDIEMRSVGLENHRFSPKSFHSSSEHVIVIDSVSSGQQVDRDFEWGQVGTSSTQVNGTGNTQGEGVFERNAPTMASLHRHFEIPGRGVQQPAHTSLPVGHFRQSATTSSHSSNLATHVRPDTIERLYGCLSCHKKFVHESDLRQHVVVHNRKRAFACTLCEKSFMSRTDLQMHLNVHTGEKPFSCAHCGRRFSHSSNLKRHQKLHH
- the LOC139419087 gene encoding uncharacterized protein isoform X2; translation: MSGSVVEFQAQIASIMEVLANAAVAEICKVVDDGYAVVHLKMSQSHKENEFLRRKMKLMELQIARFRSERTKSSEGSVHNRFHGIRLLNRHNHRETATTGPTWQSRARLSNRSFGNSSIQKDRQPIDVDQDDVSPSKHMDATSDEQSAETEEGEPDLLIIKDEGVADDQKSRSSHPARTVEGSRELTTQPAAATSKDPAFHLSGPRGNNYNNTAMEQSAETEEGEPGLLIIKVEGEADDQDSRISHPDRTVEGSKELTTQLSAATTEDPAFQSSGPRGNNNYNNIAMEAKSTVKKEDTEGE